One Thermorudis peleae genomic window, TACCGGCGGGTAAGGTTCTGCAACTCGTTCTGCGACAGCTGCTTTGGATCAACCTTAACACCACCCTTAGCCCCACCATACGGCAGGCCAACGACTGCGCATTTCCAGGTCATCCACATTGCAAGCGCTTTGACTTCGTCGAGCGTGACATCCGGATGATAGCGAATGCCGCCTTTGCCCGGTCCAGCTGCCAGATTGTGATGGACGCGATAGCCGGTAAAGACCTGCACTGATCCATCGTCCATCTCAACCGGGAAATGCACAATCAACTCGCGTTTGCACTCGCTCAAGATCCGTCGCAAGTCGTCATCAAGCCCGATGACATCCGCGGCGATGTTGAACTGCTCAACGGCAACATCAAACAGTGTCCGCTCCGGTTTCGGCCGAATCGGCAAGGTGACAGTCGCAGTCATGGCTCTCCCTTTCCTTCTGTCAAGTAGGCAGCCAGCAACCCGGCGTTGGGGATAGCCGCGCACGGTGCGGCGAGAAGCAGAAGCGCCGGCAGACTTAGTCCACCGGCGCTTGCAATGCTTCTTCGAGCAGTTCCCTTGCTACTGCGGGGTTCGCCCGCCCGCCAAGCGCTTTCATGACCTGCCCAAGCAAGAACCCCAGTGCTGCACTCTTGCCACGGCGATAGTCGGCCACCGCTTTGGGGTTCTGCTCAAGCACCGACTGCACCACTGCACGGAGCTGAGCAACGTCGCTCACCTGCGCCAGCCCTTGCTCGGCGACAATCGTCTCGGGATCTTTCCCGGTCGCGCAGACAGCTTCAAGTACATCTTTGGCTGTCAACGCGTTGATCGTCCCGTTCTCGACAAGCGTTACAAGCTGGCGCAATTGCTCCGGACGGATGCCGAGGCCACTGAGAGAAAGCCCACGCTCTCGCATCAGCGCAAAGAGCGGGCCAGTAATCCAATTCGCCACTGCTTTCGCCCGTTGTCGGTCACCCTGGAGGCATGCCTCAAAGAAGTCGGCGACTTCCCGCTCTTCAGTGAGCAACGCCGACTCTTGCGGGGAAAGTCCATACTCCGCCTGAAACCGTTCCCAGCGTGCGAGCGGGAGTTCTGGCATCGCCGCTCGGATTTCAGCAACCTCAGCCTCAGTAAGGAAGAGCGGAGGGAGATCTGGCTCGGGGAAATATCGATAATCCTCCGCGTATTCTTTCGTACGTTGTGATACAGTCATCCCTTGGTCTTCAAGCCACCCGCGGGTCTCCTGAATAAGCTGTTCGCCGCGTTGTAATGCCGCTCGTTGGCGCTCGACTTCGTAGGCGAGCGCTCGTTCAACGGAGCGGAAGCTGTTCATATTCTTAATTTCAACTTTGGGGCCAATGATGCTCCCATCTCGGGTACGCTGTGAAATATTGGCATCACAGCGGAACGCCCCTTCCTCCATATTCGCAGTTGAGACGCCAAGGTAGCGCAATACTTGTCGGAGCGCCATAAGGAACGCGCGCGCTTCTTCCGGCGAGCGCAAGTCAGGTTCAGTGACGATCTCAATCAGCGGAACGCCAGCACGATTGACATCAACGAGGCTGTAACCTACTCCTCCATCATTCGCATGGACAAGCTTGGCGGTGTCTTCTTCGAGATGAACGCGGCGAATGCCCACCCGCTTGCGCACGCCGTCATGTTCATATTCGAGATAGCCATTCACGCAGAGCGGGAGATCGTATTGTGAGATCTGATATCCTTTCATAAGGTCAGGGTACATATAATTTTTGCGGTCAAATTTACTATAGGCTGGAATCTGACAATTGAGCGCTAAGCCGGTCATGATGGTATACCGCACGGCCTGCCGGTTGATAACGGGCAGGGCTCCAGGCAGACCAAGGCACACCGGGCAAACATGGGTATTTGGCTCCGCCCCAACATAGTCAGCGGAGCACCCGCAGAACATCTTGGAGCGCGTCAACAGTTGGGCGTGGACTTCTAGCCCAATAATTGTCTCGAATTCCAAGGCACAGCCCCCATTTCCATCGCTAGTATAACAAGCTTTCTCGAGCAAGACGTCCAACGGGAACCAAGTATGTTACGCTTAGCACAGAGAAGTGGGTATGGTGCTGGCGTTGTATCCAAGACAGGACAATACGCCAGCTTGTATCGGCAAGCAGATCAAGGGTTGTGCGCATGGCGCTCAAGACCGAGCAGCGGCTTGTCACTGTAACGATTAACGGGCAGCAGTATACCGTTCCCGAGGGGATGACCATTCTCGAAGCCTGCCGGATGGTTGGCATTGAAGTCCCCAACATGTGCTACCAACCTTTGCTTCGTCCATGGGGATCATGCCGGATCTGCACTGTCGAGATCCTGGGGCGGCGTGGCGGACTTGTTGAATCGTGTGCTGCCCAAGTGCGCGACGGAATGGAAATTGCCACCAATTCCCCGGCATGCGAAGAAGCACGCCGCTTTGTCCTCGAAATGTATTTGATCGACCATGCACTTGACTGCCCAACCTGCGATAAATCGGGTGAATGTTATCTGCAAGACAACACCTACTTCCACAATGTCCGTCCAAGCCCGTACGATCGTCCAAAGATCGCTCGCCCATACAAGCACTTTAGTGATGTTATCGATTACAAGTGGGAACGTTGTATCATCTGCGCCCGCTGCACTCGTGTCTGCGATGAAGTCATTGGTGTTACGGCGATCGAAATCCTCAACCGCGGGCTTGAGGCAGAAGTCAGTCCAGCCTGGGGAATTGACCTACGTGACACGACGTGCACTTCATGCGGCATGTGCATCGCAGTGTGCCCAGTCGGCGCACTGACTGACCGCAAGTTTGCCCACCATCCATGGGAACTTGACACAACCGAGACCATCTGCGGCTTTTGCGATGTCGGCTGCACACTCAACGTTGAACATAACCGCGGCCTCGTCCGACGCGTGACCCATCTCTGGGAACGCGGCTTGAATTACGGCTACACCTGCGTGCGCGGAAAGTGGGGCTACGAACACGTCCAGCATCCGGATCGGTTAGAGCAAGCATATCGCCGCCAAGGCGATGCCCTTGTGCCGGTATCCCTTGACGAGGCACTCGATTTCGCCGCCGAGCAACTTCGCCACTACCAAGGCAACACGTTTGCCGCATTAGCCAGTCAAGATGCAACCAATGAAGAACTCTATGCCCTCCAGCTTTTCACCCGGGCTGTCATGGGTTCAAACAACATCGACCGCTTGGCAACACCGGCACAGCGCGCCGTTGAACAGGCCTTGCTCGACTCCTTCGGCCTGCCAGTGAACACAAACTCTGTGCAAGAACTCTTTACCGATACCGCGTGCGCCTTGGTTGTTGGGCCGAGCATTGGCGAGCACGCGCCAGTCGCAAGCTATTGGCTCTACTGGAGCCGAAACACGCGCGAAGCCAAAACGATCGTCATCAGCCATGATCATTATCCGCTCTGTGACCGCGCAGAAGTCTGGATTCGCGCGTCACGCGGCAGCGAAGCGGCCATTTTGCATGCTATGGCGCGCGTTATCGTCGAAGAAGGCTGGGCTGCACCCGTACTTGACAACGAGAGCTTCCGCGCCTGGCAGAACGCGATTCGCCGGATTGACGTGGCAGCGGTTGCCGCGCAAACGGGCGTCTCGGTGGAATTGATTCGTAAGGCTGCTGAACTCTACGCAACTGGCGGCGTTGGCGCCGCAGCCCAACGCCCTGACGGAGGCTACCCGCCAAGTGCGATCTTCCACACGCTCGCTCACGAGCAGAATCCGGCAGATGTCTATGCGGCCACGATTGCACTGCACAACCTGGCTCTGCTGACCAATAACGTCGGTCGACCAGGCGCCGGAGTTGTAGCCTTCCGCGGCCCAGCGAATGCCCAGGGCGCGCTTGACATGGGATGCCACCCAGCTCTCTATCCTGGCTATCAACCAGTGGCAGATCCGACCACGCGACACGCGTTCGCGGTTGCCTGGCTTGGACGATGGAACCAGCAAGCACCACGGCTGAACGGCTTTGCGCCCCTGGCCACGCTACCAGAGGCACCAGGTTATGGTCTTGCGGAGTTAACACAGGCAATCCAGCGCGGTGAGATTCGGGCACTGTGGCTTGTGGGATCGAGCCATACCTTTGCGAAGCCACTTGACGCCAGCTTTCTCGCAGCGCTTGAACAACTCGAGTTCCTGATGGTCGAGGATTGTTTCCCCAGCGAACTAACCGAGCGCGCACATCTCATATTGCCCGGCGCGATGTTCCTGGAGAAGGACGGCACCTACACAAGCGCTGACCGCTTCGTCCAACGCCTGCGTATTGCGGTCAACCCACCAGGAGACGCGCATTCGACGCTGTGGTACGTCCAAGCAATTGCCCAGCGGCTTGGCTACACCATAGCTGTTACGCACCCGGGACAACTCTTCCAAGAAATTGCGCACCTTGCGCCGATCTATCGCGGGATTTCGTATCCCCGGCTTGAGCGTGGTCCACTGCCATGGCCGCTCCATGATGCGGTAAGCGCTGGAGATGCGGTTGTCTTCCTCGGCCCGAATGTTCCAGGCGGGAAGTGGGGAATTTGGCTTCAACAGGCAGCGTTTGGTGCAGCGAGTGCACTGCGCTTTGATGACGGGCTTGCACGCGAGCGGCTGCGCTTCGTTGTGCCAGCGATCTGAGAGGATGAGAAAACATGCTTGATGAAGTGAAAGGGTTCGTCGTTACACTCCGGCACTTCTTCAAGCGGCCGGTCACGGTTCAGTGGCCAGAGAAGAAGCGTGATTTTCCCCAACGCTTCCGCGGTCTTCCGTCACTCCGCTCCGATCCTGAAACGGGCGAAGCGCTCTGCGTCGCTTGTGGACTTTGCGCACGTATCTGCCCCACGAGCTGCCTTGAGATGCACGTCGTTCCCTCAGAAGAGGGTGACCGGGAACTCGGCGAATTCATCTTGCGGGCTGGCCGCTGCATGTATTGCGGCCTCTGCGCCCAGGTTTGCCCGGTTGACGCTATTACGATGAGCGGTGAGTACGAGCAAGCTGTGATGGACCGCGAAGGATTGATTTACGTCAAAACCGAGCTGGCTGCTATCGGCTCGCAGCGCCCAAGCTGGTGGGACGCTGCTTGATTCGACACGAGGGAGAGAGGGAAGATGCCGAGCGGGGTCACGATCACGATTGCCCCGCTCGGCTCTTTGTCACGCTGGAAGGAGGGATGCAATGCAAGTTGCCGATATGCGAGTTGAGCGCGATTCGCTAGGCGAGGTTCACGTTCCAGCTGATGTGCTGTATGGCGCACAGACGGCCCGAGCTGTTGCCAACTTTCCCATCAGCGGACAGCGACCGCATCGGGATTACATCGTTGCCATTGCGCAGGTCAAGCTTGCCGCAGCGCGTGTCAATCACCGTGCAGGTCGCCTGAACGACGATGTCGCACGCGCGATTGAGCAGGCAGCTCAAGAAATTATCGATGGCCAGTGGCACGAGCACTTCGTCGTCGACCCCTATCAGGCTGGCGCTGGCACCTCACACAACATGAACGCCAACGAGGTCATCGCTAATCGGGCCAATGAAATTCTCGGCGGCCGTCGCGGCGAGTACAAGCCAGTTCATCCTAACGATCATGTGAACCTTGGTCAATCGAGTAACGACGTTATTCCAACTGCCGCACGCCTTGCACTCCTGCGTGCAACGCCTCGGCTTCTCGAGGCGCTTCGGCAGCTGAGTGAAGCATTCTGCCAAAAAGCTCAACAATTTGTGGGATACACGAAGACCGGACGTACGCATTTGCAAGATGCTGTACCCATTCGCCTAGGCGATGAGTTCTCAGGTTACGCGGCAGCCCTTCGCCGCGCAGCTGACCGCATCGCCAGTGCTCGCGAAGCGTTGTACGAACTCAACCTTGGTGCAACTGCTCTTGGCACCGGTATCAATGCTTTCCCGGGCTATCGCAAGGCTGTTGCTGCCGAGCTTTCGGCGATCACTGGTTGGCCATTGCGACCGGCATACAATACGTTTGAAATTACGCAAAGCCATGCGGATTTTGCCCTCCTTTCAGCAGCGCTCCGGAACGCTGCGCTTGAAGTCA contains:
- a CDS encoding molybdopterin-dependent oxidoreductase, with the translated sequence MALKTEQRLVTVTINGQQYTVPEGMTILEACRMVGIEVPNMCYQPLLRPWGSCRICTVEILGRRGGLVESCAAQVRDGMEIATNSPACEEARRFVLEMYLIDHALDCPTCDKSGECYLQDNTYFHNVRPSPYDRPKIARPYKHFSDVIDYKWERCIICARCTRVCDEVIGVTAIEILNRGLEAEVSPAWGIDLRDTTCTSCGMCIAVCPVGALTDRKFAHHPWELDTTETICGFCDVGCTLNVEHNRGLVRRVTHLWERGLNYGYTCVRGKWGYEHVQHPDRLEQAYRRQGDALVPVSLDEALDFAAEQLRHYQGNTFAALASQDATNEELYALQLFTRAVMGSNNIDRLATPAQRAVEQALLDSFGLPVNTNSVQELFTDTACALVVGPSIGEHAPVASYWLYWSRNTREAKTIVISHDHYPLCDRAEVWIRASRGSEAAILHAMARVIVEEGWAAPVLDNESFRAWQNAIRRIDVAAVAAQTGVSVELIRKAAELYATGGVGAAAQRPDGGYPPSAIFHTLAHEQNPADVYAATIALHNLALLTNNVGRPGAGVVAFRGPANAQGALDMGCHPALYPGYQPVADPTTRHAFAVAWLGRWNQQAPRLNGFAPLATLPEAPGYGLAELTQAIQRGEIRALWLVGSSHTFAKPLDASFLAALEQLEFLMVEDCFPSELTERAHLILPGAMFLEKDGTYTSADRFVQRLRIAVNPPGDAHSTLWYVQAIAQRLGYTIAVTHPGQLFQEIAHLAPIYRGISYPRLERGPLPWPLHDAVSAGDAVVFLGPNVPGGKWGIWLQQAAFGAASALRFDDGLARERLRFVVPAI
- a CDS encoding aspartate ammonia-lyase; translated protein: MQVADMRVERDSLGEVHVPADVLYGAQTARAVANFPISGQRPHRDYIVAIAQVKLAAARVNHRAGRLNDDVARAIEQAAQEIIDGQWHEHFVVDPYQAGAGTSHNMNANEVIANRANEILGGRRGEYKPVHPNDHVNLGQSSNDVIPTAARLALLRATPRLLEALRQLSEAFCQKAQQFVGYTKTGRTHLQDAVPIRLGDEFSGYAAALRRAADRIASAREALYELNLGATALGTGINAFPGYRKAVAAELSAITGWPLRPAYNTFEITQSHADFALLSAALRNAALEVIRIANDIRLLSSGPRAGLGEIILPPVQPGSSIMPGKVNPSIAEMVNMVAFQVVGYDHAVALAVQAGQLDLNVWTPLIIANLLWAIDIFTNALQTFRTRCIEGITANEARLAELAHGSIALATILTPKIGYLRAAEIAKKAWETGKTVRDVVVEEGVLSPEEADVILDPAKMALPQDPDANQCS
- a CDS encoding NuoI/complex I 23 kDa subunit family protein yields the protein MLDEVKGFVVTLRHFFKRPVTVQWPEKKRDFPQRFRGLPSLRSDPETGEALCVACGLCARICPTSCLEMHVVPSEEGDRELGEFILRAGRCMYCGLCAQVCPVDAITMSGEYEQAVMDREGLIYVKTELAAIGSQRPSWWDAA
- the gatB gene encoding Asp-tRNA(Asn)/Glu-tRNA(Gln) amidotransferase subunit GatB, which codes for MEFETIIGLEVHAQLLTRSKMFCGCSADYVGAEPNTHVCPVCLGLPGALPVINRQAVRYTIMTGLALNCQIPAYSKFDRKNYMYPDLMKGYQISQYDLPLCVNGYLEYEHDGVRKRVGIRRVHLEEDTAKLVHANDGGVGYSLVDVNRAGVPLIEIVTEPDLRSPEEARAFLMALRQVLRYLGVSTANMEEGAFRCDANISQRTRDGSIIGPKVEIKNMNSFRSVERALAYEVERQRAALQRGEQLIQETRGWLEDQGMTVSQRTKEYAEDYRYFPEPDLPPLFLTEAEVAEIRAAMPELPLARWERFQAEYGLSPQESALLTEEREVADFFEACLQGDRQRAKAVANWITGPLFALMRERGLSLSGLGIRPEQLRQLVTLVENGTINALTAKDVLEAVCATGKDPETIVAEQGLAQVSDVAQLRAVVQSVLEQNPKAVADYRRGKSAALGFLLGQVMKALGGRANPAVARELLEEALQAPVD